One Sphingobacteruim zhuxiongii DNA window includes the following coding sequences:
- a CDS encoding ABC-F family ATP-binding cassette domain-containing protein — MISINNLTFEIGARALYDEANWHIKPGDKVGLIGANGTGKSTLLKIIVGEYSPTAGTVSMAKDLKIGYLNQDLLSYHSEKSILHVAMEAFERQNQLHSEIEVLLKKLETDYSDDILNKLSDKQMEFEALDGYSIEFRAHEILAGLGFSEDEQQRPLATFSGGWRMRVMLARILLQTPDILLLDEPTNHLDLPSIKWLENYLQAFEGAIVIVSHDRYFLDRIINKTVESRKGKLTLYAGNYSFYLEEKSLREEIQGNQFKNQQAKIKQEEKLIERFRSKASKAKMVQSRIKALDRMEKVDDIDDDNPEVNFSFKFSKPSGRHVVTLEQISKSYPNLEILDRTDALIEKGDKIALIGANGKGKSTLLRIVADADSEFSGTSTKGHNVSQTFFAQHQLEALHLENSLIQELINFAPKQTETELRSILGCFLFTGDDVFKKIKVLSGGEKSRVALAKALTADANFLVLDEPTNHLDMASVNILIQALQQYEGTFIVVSHDRYFLDNIANKIWYIEDKKVKEYPGTYQEFEEWNAKRTVKSSDKPAKKVKEEQPKPVKVVANDDVQKTLQKKNKELSSLEQKIASQELIVKQLETELAKEEIYSDAVKLQEHTRNYNSEKARFDQIQAEWEALAEEIMELESLS, encoded by the coding sequence ATGATATCTATAAATAATTTAACTTTTGAAATTGGTGCTCGTGCACTGTACGACGAAGCAAACTGGCACATCAAACCAGGTGATAAAGTCGGACTTATTGGTGCTAACGGTACTGGTAAGTCGACGCTATTAAAAATCATTGTCGGCGAATACAGCCCTACAGCCGGAACCGTTTCAATGGCTAAGGACCTAAAAATTGGTTACCTCAATCAAGATTTACTCTCCTACCACTCCGAGAAAAGTATCTTACATGTGGCAATGGAAGCTTTTGAACGTCAAAACCAATTGCATAGCGAAATTGAGGTTCTACTAAAAAAACTGGAAACAGACTACTCGGACGATATATTAAACAAATTGAGTGACAAGCAAATGGAATTTGAAGCCTTAGACGGCTACAGCATTGAATTCCGTGCGCATGAGATCTTAGCTGGTTTAGGATTTTCGGAAGACGAACAACAACGCCCATTAGCGACATTCTCCGGAGGATGGCGTATGCGCGTGATGTTAGCCCGTATCTTACTGCAAACTCCTGACATCCTATTACTCGATGAGCCTACCAACCACTTAGACTTACCATCAATTAAATGGTTGGAAAACTACTTGCAAGCTTTCGAAGGAGCAATTGTAATCGTTTCCCATGACCGCTATTTCTTAGACCGTATTATTAATAAAACGGTGGAATCTAGAAAAGGTAAGTTAACGCTATATGCCGGAAACTATTCTTTCTATCTAGAAGAAAAGTCGCTGCGCGAAGAGATTCAAGGAAATCAATTCAAGAATCAACAGGCTAAAATTAAACAAGAAGAGAAATTAATCGAACGCTTCCGCTCCAAAGCAAGTAAGGCAAAAATGGTACAATCTCGTATCAAAGCCTTAGACCGTATGGAAAAGGTTGATGATATCGATGATGATAATCCTGAAGTAAACTTCAGCTTTAAGTTTTCTAAGCCTTCTGGTAGACATGTCGTGACTCTAGAGCAGATCTCTAAATCCTACCCTAACCTAGAAATATTAGATCGTACGGATGCATTAATTGAAAAAGGCGACAAGATTGCTTTAATTGGTGCAAACGGTAAGGGTAAATCGACGTTATTACGTATTGTTGCCGATGCTGATTCTGAATTCTCAGGAACAAGTACAAAAGGACATAATGTTTCTCAAACCTTCTTCGCACAACATCAGCTGGAAGCCCTGCACCTGGAAAATTCGCTTATCCAAGAGTTGATAAACTTCGCTCCAAAACAAACGGAAACTGAATTACGCTCTATCCTAGGATGCTTCCTCTTTACTGGCGACGATGTTTTCAAGAAGATTAAAGTCCTTTCCGGAGGCGAGAAATCAAGAGTTGCCCTTGCGAAAGCTCTAACCGCTGACGCCAACTTCCTCGTTCTCGATGAGCCTACCAACCACTTGGACATGGCATCCGTGAATATTCTTATTCAAGCCCTCCAACAGTATGAAGGTACTTTTATCGTGGTATCCCACGACCGCTATTTCCTAGATAATATCGCTAATAAAATATGGTATATCGAGGATAAGAAAGTCAAAGAATACCCTGGTACATACCAAGAGTTCGAAGAATGGAACGCTAAACGTACTGTCAAAAGTTCGGATAAACCTGCAAAAAAGGTGAAAGAAGAACAGCCAAAACCTGTTAAAGTAGTGGCAAACGATGACGTACAAAAGACGCTGCAAAAGAAAAATAAAGAACTTAGTAGCTTAGAACAGAAAATTGCCAGTCAAGAACTAATCGTTAAACAATTAGAAACTGAACTCGCAAAAGAAGAAATCTATTCTGACGCAGTAAAACTGCAAGAACATACCAGAAATTACAATTCCGAAAAAGCTCGATTCGACCAAATTCAAGCCGAATGGGAAGCCCTAGCGGAAGAAATAATGGAACTTGAATCGTTGAGTTAG
- a CDS encoding quinone-dependent dihydroorotate dehydrogenase, producing MYKLVKPLFFQMNPEQAHNNVTSGLKVFTKIWGSNAILKSLYAVEDPRLQTTVFGLTFKNPVGLAAGFDKNADYIEQMSKLGFGFIEIGTVTPKPQPGNDKPRMFRLVNDEALINRMGFNNQGADVAAGRLKHLKEKNGVIIGGNIGKNKVTPNEEAVNDYIYCFNSLFDYVDYFVVNVSSPNTPGLRDLQEKEPLKHILNTLQELNMAKASPKPILLKIAPDLTDSQLDDIVEIVQDTKIAGVIATNTTISREGLKSDPNLVKETGGVSGKPLTKRSTEVIKYLSDKSNKAFPIIGVGGIHSAADAIEKLNAGASLVQVYTGFIYQGPGLVAEICKGILKGK from the coding sequence ATGTACAAATTAGTTAAGCCACTATTTTTTCAAATGAACCCTGAGCAGGCACATAATAATGTGACTTCGGGTTTGAAAGTTTTTACTAAAATTTGGGGTTCCAATGCGATTTTGAAATCATTATACGCAGTGGAGGATCCTCGTCTGCAAACGACAGTTTTTGGTTTAACGTTCAAGAATCCAGTAGGTTTAGCGGCGGGTTTTGATAAGAATGCGGATTATATTGAGCAGATGTCAAAACTAGGTTTTGGATTTATTGAAATCGGAACTGTAACACCTAAGCCACAGCCGGGAAATGATAAACCTCGTATGTTTAGATTAGTGAACGATGAGGCATTAATTAATCGAATGGGCTTCAACAATCAGGGCGCTGATGTTGCTGCCGGGCGATTGAAACATTTGAAAGAGAAGAATGGCGTTATTATCGGTGGAAACATTGGTAAAAATAAAGTAACTCCGAATGAAGAAGCTGTAAACGATTATATCTATTGTTTCAATTCGCTTTTTGATTACGTAGACTATTTTGTCGTGAATGTAAGCTCGCCAAACACCCCAGGCTTGCGTGATTTACAAGAAAAGGAACCTTTGAAGCACATCTTGAATACCCTTCAAGAGCTGAATATGGCAAAAGCGAGTCCGAAGCCTATATTGCTGAAGATAGCGCCCGATTTGACAGATTCACAATTAGATGATATCGTAGAGATTGTACAGGATACGAAGATCGCTGGTGTGATTGCTACGAATACCACTATTTCTAGAGAAGGATTAAAGAGCGATCCTAATTTGGTGAAAGAAACGGGAGGGGTATCTGGAAAACCATTAACGAAACGTTCAACTGAAGTTATCAAATATTTATCGGATAAATCGAATAAGGCTTTTCCTATCATTGGTGTAGGGGGGATACACTCCGCTGCAGATGCAATAGAGAAGTTAAATGCAGGAGCTAGTCTTGTGCAAGTGTATACTGGATTTATCTATCAGGGTCCGGGTTTGGTCGCTGAGATATGTAAAGGAATATTAAAGGGGAAATAA
- a CDS encoding copper resistance protein NlpE, translating into MKKLFSLSLCIGLLAFAACESNVNKQGAGADTTATSGDTSTAAKDTEHTSQNSVDWAGTYKGVIPCADCPGIETTVVLNDDLTFKYTGVYQERDSKIEDAGKFMWHDNGSVVHLMGKEVNMKLKVGENQLFSLDQDGKPIDGPLKDHYILKKEL; encoded by the coding sequence ATGAAAAAACTATTCTCACTATCGCTATGTATCGGGCTATTGGCTTTTGCTGCCTGTGAATCGAACGTCAACAAACAAGGTGCCGGGGCTGATACGACAGCAACAAGCGGCGACACAAGCACTGCAGCCAAGGATACCGAGCATACCTCTCAAAATTCTGTGGATTGGGCAGGGACGTACAAAGGTGTAATCCCTTGTGCAGATTGTCCAGGTATTGAGACAACGGTTGTATTAAATGATGATCTCACGTTTAAATATACCGGTGTCTACCAAGAACGCGACAGCAAAATTGAAGATGCTGGAAAATTTATGTGGCACGATAACGGAAGCGTGGTGCACCTGATGGGCAAAGAGGTTAATATGAAACTTAAGGTTGGAGAGAATCAACTATTCTCGTTAGATCAAGATGGAAAACCTATTGATGGTCCATTGAAAGATCACTATATCTTGAAAAAAGAATTGTAG
- a CDS encoding CBS domain-containing protein: MKQRVPVSQIMSKELITLTQKDSLYDAENLFKKHNIRHLPVVENKKLIGVVSYSDLLKISYVDVSEDDDIESVVYDTYTVSQLMAKSPVSIPPSSTIKEATEILSKHSFHSIPVVEDEELVGIVTTTDLLNYFIDQY; the protein is encoded by the coding sequence ATGAAACAGAGAGTCCCAGTATCGCAAATCATGAGTAAAGAGCTTATCACTTTGACTCAGAAGGATAGCCTTTATGATGCGGAAAACTTATTTAAGAAGCACAATATCCGTCACCTTCCGGTTGTCGAAAACAAAAAGCTAATTGGTGTTGTAAGTTACTCAGACCTTCTAAAAATCAGCTATGTAGATGTCTCTGAAGATGATGATATCGAATCGGTGGTGTATGATACGTACACTGTTTCTCAGTTGATGGCAAAATCGCCAGTGAGTATTCCACCAAGTAGTACCATCAAAGAGGCGACAGAAATTTTATCCAAGCATTCCTTTCATTCAATTCCAGTCGTTGAAGACGAAGAACTAGTAGGGATAGTCACGACAACTGACCTACTCAATTACTTCATCGACCAATATTAA
- the thiD gene encoding bifunctional hydroxymethylpyrimidine kinase/phosphomethylpyrimidine kinase, producing the protein MEQSKNPTSIKTVLSIAGFDNIAGAGLQADIKTISAIGCYATTIITSLPVQNTTGVKAVFPIPDVAIEEQLNCVFDDVYPDAIKIGMIANSKQVDIISRILENYKGPIVVDPVMLSSSGHQLQDEETIAECIRKLYPLATLVTPNLDEAAALTGMSVKNLQDMELAIDILLTKGLHAVLLKGGHLPDDTLSSLLKTNTSDSIAFKTQRIDTRNTRGTGCTLSAAIASYLALGQSLTTAVKGGIEFVHQSIVAAKDFQIGKGNGPLNHFFNPIPLK; encoded by the coding sequence ATGGAACAATCTAAGAACCCTACATCAATTAAGACAGTTTTAAGTATAGCCGGTTTTGATAATATTGCTGGCGCAGGCCTACAAGCAGATATCAAGACTATATCTGCAATTGGTTGTTATGCGACAACTATAATAACCTCACTTCCTGTTCAAAATACGACTGGCGTCAAGGCAGTATTCCCTATTCCTGATGTAGCAATAGAAGAACAGTTGAACTGTGTTTTCGATGATGTCTATCCCGATGCGATAAAAATAGGTATGATAGCCAATAGCAAGCAAGTCGACATCATCTCCCGTATTTTAGAAAACTATAAAGGGCCTATTGTTGTAGATCCAGTGATGTTATCTAGTTCAGGACATCAGTTACAAGATGAAGAAACTATAGCAGAATGTATCCGAAAGCTCTATCCACTAGCTACACTAGTTACTCCAAACTTAGATGAGGCGGCAGCATTGACAGGTATGTCAGTTAAAAATCTACAAGATATGGAACTAGCAATAGATATTCTTTTAACAAAGGGACTGCATGCAGTATTACTTAAAGGAGGTCATCTTCCCGATGATACATTAAGTAGCCTTTTGAAAACGAACACCTCGGATTCCATAGCATTTAAAACACAACGTATTGATACTCGAAATACGCGAGGCACTGGTTGTACCCTTTCCGCTGCGATCGCATCCTATCTAGCCTTAGGCCAATCATTAACGACAGCTGTTAAAGGAGGAATAGAATTCGTACATCAATCGATAGTCGCCGCAAAAGACTTCCAAATTGGAAAAGGAAATGGACCATTAAATCATTTCTTTAACCCAATACCACTGAAATAA